The region ATTCGGGACGAACGATCTCACTCAGATGACGTTCGGGTTCAGCAGGGACGATATAGGCGGTTTCCTGCCGGACTACCTGAACTCTAAGATACTGCCGGCGGATCCGTTCCAGACGATCGACCAGGACGGAGTCGGTGAGCTTATAAAACTCGGCATAGAGCGCGGAAGAGCGACACGCAAGGTGCTGAAAGTGGGTATATGCGGCGAGCACGGCGGCGATCCTGACAGCGTCAAGTTCTGTCACCGCGTCGGAATGAATTACGTAAGCTGTTCGCCTTTCAGAGTGCCGATATCGCGTCTTGCGGCGGCGCAGGCGGCGGTGGAGAGCAAAAAAAAATAGGAAGTTATAAGGTGTAAGTTTTAAGTAAAAAAATCTTACAGCTTATAACTTACAACTTATAACTAGAAATATGGATGCAATAAGACTGTATCTAAAAGATATAAAGAAGCTGCCACTTCTCACCCCTGAGGAAGAGATATCTCTCGCCAACAGAATAAAGAAGGGCGATGGCAAGGCACGGGCCAAGATGATACAGTCTAACCTTCGCCTTGTTATAAACATTGCCAAGAAGTACTCGCATCTGGGCGTATCTATGCTTGACCTGATCGAGGAGGGGAACCTCGGTTTAATGAAGGCGGTCGAGAAGTTCAATCCGAAGAAGGGCTACAGGTTCTCTACATACGCCGCCTGGTGGATAAGACAATATATTTCGAGAGCGATAGCCAATCAGGGCAAGACCGTCAGGATGCCGGTGTATATAATCGAACTCCTGATGCGTTTCAAAAAAGTCTCCGAGCATCTTACTAATTCCCTTAAACGTAAACCGAAACTTAACGAGATATCAAAAAGGATGAAGTTGCCGATAAAGCGCGTGAAGCAGCTCAACAGAATGGTATCCGGCATATCAAGCCTTAACGCTCCCGTAGGCGAGGAGGGATCCACCGAATTCCTTGATCTCATAGAGGATGAGAACATGACCTCCGCGGCCGATGAGCTCTCTAACTTCCTGACGCAGGAGCGGATAAAGGGCTTGCTTGAAAAGATGTCGAAGAGGGAGCAGAAGATATTGTCGCTGAGGTTCGGTCTTAAGGATGGGGTCCCGCATACATTAAGGGATACCGCGAAGCATTTCGGTATCACCCGGGAAAGAGTCAGGCAGATAGAATCCGCGGCGATGAGAAAGATGCGCGAATTCATAGTCCAGCAGGAAAAGGATGCCGCGGCGAAGCGATAAGGAGAGCATATGCTTGAATTAAAATCTTATATAAGAGACATTCCCGACTTTCCGAAGAAAGGCATTATATTCAAGGACATCACCACTCTTTTAAAAGACAAACGCGCCTTTAAGCGTGTCGTCGATACTATAGCGGACAGATACAAGGACAAGAAAGTAGACTTTGTCCTGAGCGTTGAGGCGCGCGGGTTCCTATTCGGAGCTGCCGTCGCCTACAAGATAGGAGCTGGCATAGTCCCTGTAAGGAAAAAAGGCAAACTGCCTCACAAGACTTACTCTGTAACATATGATCTTGAATACGGAAAAGATACCTTAGAGGTCCATCAGGACGCGTTTCGCAGAGGGACGAGGATACTTATTGTGGACGATCTCTTAGCGACCGGCGGGACGACAAAGGCCGTAGCTGAGCTTGTGGAGAAGATGGGCGGCAAGATCGTAGGTATAGCATTCGTTATCGAACTCCTTCCTCTGAAAGGGCGCGAGAAACTGAAAGGCTATCCTGTGTTGTCGCTTGTAAAAGATAAGTATTGTTGATAATAATTCGGTATAACAATGCAATACACGTTGCCCCTGTAGCTCAGATGGATAGAGCACAGGTTTCCTAAACCTGGTGTCGCCCGTTCGACTCGGGCCAGGGGCGCCATCCAAAAGAATCCCGAACAATACAGTTATACAGTAAAAAAAGGCGGCTTGTCGCATGGCGAACAAAATCCCGGTGTCAGTAGTTATCATAACCAAGAACGAGGAAGCGAACATCCGGGAGACCCTGGAGTCGGTCGTCTGGGCGGACGAGATCATTATAGTCGATGACGAAAGCACCGACAAGACGGTCGAGATCGCGAAGAGATATACCGACAGGATATTTTCCCGCAAGATGGAGGTGGAAGGCATTCACAGGAACTGGGCGTATGCGCAGGCGCGCAATCTCTGGGTCCTGAGCCTTGACGCGGACGAAAAAGTTACCCCTGAGCTGGCTCTTGAGATCGCTAAGGCGGTCCCGTCGGAGGAATTTGTCGCGTATGATATACCTCTGCGTAATTATATCGGCAGCTATTGGGTCAGGTACGGCGGATGGTATCCGGCCAATAAGGTGAGGCTCTTCCGGAAAGATAAATTTAAATACGAGGAAGTGCAGGTGCATCCCGTGGCTTTCATAGACGGGAAATGCGGACATCTGCGATCGGACATAATCCATAAAGGTTACCCCGACATCGAGCATTTCTTGAACAGCGTCAACCGCCAGTCGACGCTTGAAGCCGCCAAATGGATGAATACGGGCCGAAAGATGACGCTTGGGCATATCACGCGGAGGGCGCTCGACAGGTTCTTCAGACGATATGTCAGGAAGAAAGGCCATAAGGACGGGATGTACGGGTTCGTTGTCGCTTTTTTCGATACCCTGTATCAGGTATTGAGCTATGTGAAATACCGGGAACTGCTGGAAAAACAGGGGAAGGATCGTGCCTGATAATACAAATGATCGGCATATGTCAATCTGCCCGGTTTGCGGTATCGCGGACTGGGCATCTGTTTATAGGATAGGGCGATGGGACATAGGAGAATGTAAGGCTTGCGGTTTCGCTAGGATCGATCCTATGCCCGACAGGGAACTCCGAGCGGAGTTCTATTCCGAAGAAAAGGTGGTCAGCAGGAACACTAAAGAGCAGACCGCGTCCCAGAGATTTTCCAGGTCCATGAAACGGTTCTTTTCCCGTATAGGGGGCCGCAGTAAGAGCGGTATATTTTATGACAAGCTCTCCCATTATCTGAGCGCAGGCTCGAAGATACTGGACCTCGGGTGCGGTGACGGCAGTTTCCTTAGGTCGGCAAAGAGATGCTTCTTATGTACCGGTGTCGAGATCTCGGGATACCTGGCCGGCCTTGCGAAAGATAAAGGCGGCATTAAAGTAATAAACGGCAATTTTCTGGAAATGGAAATAGGCGAAAAATTCGACGGTATAACGATGATATCCCTTTTAGAGCACCTGGACGATCCCGCGAAGGCGCTAAAAATCTGTTTCGGCCTTTTGAACAGGAACGGCGTTCTGCTCATCAAGACTATAAACTACGGATGCCTGAACAGGATGATTAAAAGAGAGAGCTGGTCCGGATTCCGTCCGCCGGACCATATGGTCTATTTCACCCCACGCAACTTGAAACAACTGCTTGAGAAGGCGGGTTTTGCCGGAATAAAGGTATCCGCATGGCCTTTTAATGACAACATGTACTGCGATGCTCATAAGATCGGTTAACTACAAACTCATATCCGTAATATGGGTCTTCATATGGCTGCTATTTTCCGTCAGAGGCTATATATTGACCGACTCCAAGGTCTTTAAGAACAGCCTGGGTAAGAGCGTAGAGCAGAAAAAGCGGAATCTGATGAAAAGCGGTCTTTATGATTTTGTATTGTTCTGCCAAAAAAATATCCCCGAAAAAGAGAATTTTGTTTTTGTGTATGATGCGAAAGCGCTGGATCCGGTTGAAGGATCCAGGGTCTCCTATTATCTCTACCCTCGAAAGATGATCAAAGACGCCCCCTATATAATGGTATTTGATATGAGCGGGTACAAAAAAGAGGGCTTTAAGCTTCACGCAAGCCTTAGCAAAAACTCATTCATCCTTCGAAAGGCCGATTGAAATGATTGACCTTTTCCCGGTTGTGAAATTAACGCTTGGCATCCTGATAACTTTCTTCGTGGGATACAACATCATAAAGGCCTTATCCTGGAGTAATCTCAAAATAATGGGATCATTAGAGATTGTATTTCTATCTTTTCCTATCGGCATATCCGTTATTACACTGCAGATGTTTATCCTGGCCATTTTCGGAAAAGGATGGTCTCTCTTTAATATGGCGTTGCCGTGGGTCTTCCTGTTATTGGTAAATCTGGCCGTGTTTTTCATGAGAAAGAGGAGACCTGCTGAGCCGCAGGCAGCCAGGTCCGCGCTCGATTTCGTGGAAAAGGCGTTAATATGCGGTATTATCTTACAGGTCATCTGGGTTACATTGAAAGCATTCGCTCTTCCGATCGAAGCGCCGGATGCTATTGCCATATATGCGTTGAAAGCAAAAGCGTTTTACCTTAAAGGCGGCATGGACCATGACATATTGAAGAATGTTACATTTAAGGATTCTCACCAGGACTATCCGCTTTTGTTGCCATTGGCAGAATGCTGGATATACAGGGCCCTGGGAAACCTGAACGACTTCCTGGCAAAAGCGCTCTTTCCGATTTTTTTCTTGAGCGCGACCGGGATATTCTACAGCATGCTAAAAAGATTCATAAAACGCCGCGGAAGCCTCCTGTTTACTTTTATGCTTGCCTCGGTTCCTCAATTTACTGTTTTTGGCACTAACGCATATGCCGATCTTCCGCTGACCTGTTATTATACGGCAAGCCTCCTGTATCTATTTTTATGGATGAAAGAAAAAGAGACGCCGTATCTTCTCCTTTCAGCCCTGATGTCTTTTTCGGCTGCATGGACCAAGAATGAAGGATCGATGCTGCTGGTGATAAACATATTGATCCTGGCAATCTTTTTAGCAAGAGATAAGATGAGGTTCGTAAAAAAGGCAATATCTTTATCCGTGTATCTGGCTGTTGTCATCGTATTGCTTCTTCCATGGATATCTTTTAAGAACTCTATGGCGTTGGAAAGCGATATAGTAAATAAAGCCACTATCACCCCATCCAATGTTGGCGCTAACCTTGGCAGGGTGTGGCCGATCCTGTATGAATATCAGAAGCATCTATTTGGGCCAAAGAGATGGAATATTGCATGGATCTCAGTCCTTGTAGTTTTTATTTTAAAAATTAGAAATGTCTTTAGAGATGAAATCGGATATATCGCTTTCGCAGCAATATTGTGTATCGCCGGCTACACGTTTATTTACATCGTGACTCCTCATGATCTGGGATGGCACCTATCTACAAGCGCAAGCCGCCTGATGCTTCACGTCTTACCTGTAAGTATGTTCTGGCTTGCCTTATCTACAAAGAAAGACCTGAACCTTTTTTAACGCATTTTTTCTTGCCATAGGAGCATCACGTATGCAATAATACAAACCATGATAGACCTGCACACGCACACACTTTTTTCTGATGGCGAACTTTTGCCGAGCGAACTCGTTAGACGAGCTGAAGCGAAAGGGTACAAGGCCATAGCTTTGACAGATCACGCCGATCTGTCAAATATCGATTTTATCGTTCCCCGGATAGTAAAAGTCTGCAAGTCGTTAAATTCTTTTTGGAAGATCCGCGCGATCCCCGGAGTCGAGATCACGCATGTTCCTCTCCAGGAGATAAAAAGACTGGTCAAACTTGGCCGCAAACTCGGGGCCAGGATAGTCGTTGTCCATGGTGAGACCGTATCTGAGCCTGTCATCCCCGGGACCAATAAGTACGCCATTAATGCAGGCTGTGATATTTTAGCTCACCCGGGCTATATTACTAGAGGTGACGCGGAGCTTGCGCGATCTAAGGGGGTATATCTGGAGCTTACCGCAAGGAAGAGCCATTCTCATACGAATAAGCATGTCTATAAGATGGCGAAGTCTGCAGGCTCAAAGCTGGTTTTAAATACAGATGCGCACAATGATGGAAACCTGATATCGGACAGCCAGGGTAGGGGGATCCTTCGCGGCATAGGGCTAAGCCCCGCAGATATAGAAGAAGTGTTCAAGAATTCAGAGTATATCGTAAGGAATATAGGTTAAGAATATAGAAATAGTTAATTATCCTTGACAAGTATGACTTATATGATATACTTATGTTAAATATAAAAAGTCAGTTAAGCCTATAACACCATCGATGATTTTAATCTTGGCGCAAGAGGAGGTGGTATTTAAAATAGCCATAGGTCATCAAGAAGTGGTGATATAGATAAGAGGTGATAGATACAATAAAGACAGGCCGTGTGACGAGTGTCAGGAATTTCGGGCCTGAACTTTACGATATATTTGTAATTTAGAAGTTAAAAATTAAAAGGAGGCAGCATGAAGTTTTTAAGAGTACTTTGTGTTTTGGCAGTAGCACTTTGCCTTACGGCAAGCGTTTACGCTGAGACCCAGAGCGTTAAGGTGAGCGGAGACCTCACGATGAGGAGCCTGTTCAGGAATCAATATGATTATCAGAGCAGCCCTCCTGAGCCGGATCAGCCAAGGACCGGTTTAGATAGTTCATGGCAGTCATGGTTGATGTCAGTGGCTGAGATAGAGATCGATGCGGACCTCACCGATAACGTCCAGACGGTTATCAGGTTAGTGAACCAGAGGGATTGGAATGTATGGGCGAAGTCAGACAGTGCGACTACCGGGGGCTTCCCCAATGGCCGCGCAGCCTATACGGAAAACGATGATGAATTTGATGTCATGGTTGATCTTGCTTACGTGACATTGAAAGACTTCATCTATTCACCGTTGACAGTTACTATCGGCCGTCAGGACCTGTGGTTCGGTAAGGGGTTCATAGTTGGCGCGAACCTCCAGAACCCAGGGAATGGCTGGAATGGCTCAACAGGCGGCAATTTAACAGCGCCGGAATACACTGCAGTATGGTCGTTTGATGCCGTGAAGGCAGTGTTAGACTATGACCCATGGACGATCACAGGCGTGTACTCCAAGATTTATGAGGATGCTGTACAGGCCCGTGATGATGTCGACCTCTATGGCTTGAACGTGGGCTATAAGTTTGACTCATACATGGCAGAGGCAGAAGCGTATTGGTTCTGGAAAGCAGACCGCGGCCTTGACGCCTACAGGAACATATCTAGGAATACCAATGACGTTCATACATTTGGATTGAGGGGCAGTTTTGATCCGGTGGATGTCGTTACGGTTAACCTAGAAGGCGCGTATCAGGGCGGCGAGTATGTCGCTAACAGGCTGCAGACTACTTCCAGGGTGCGTTCAGCATGGGCCCTTGACGTAGGTACAGAGTTAAGGTATTTTGCCGAGAAGTACTCCTGGAAGCCGAAATTTGGAGCAGAGTTTATCTATTATTCCGGAAATAAGCCGGAGGATAACACTGCCAGCGATCCGGGCGGGCAAGGGACGTATACCGGCTGGGATCCAGTATATAGAGGCAAATTCGATTCAGCGATTCGTGAGTTTGTAGGCAGGTTCTATTACACGGGAAGATATCCTGCTAACAACGATAATTTCTATTCAGCTGATGACGCTTCTTACAGGAATCAGTTCCAGATGATATTCCTTGGAAGCCTCCAGCCTATGGATAGCCTTACGCTGAAAGCGAATTACAATCTGTTCTGGAACCAGTGTGCCTATACCATCGCAAATGATGACAAGTCATTAGGTTTCATTGGCCAGGAAATAGATCTTACGGCAAATTGGGATTACACAGAAGATGTCAGCTTTGGGCTTCTGTGTGGCTGGTTTGTGCCGGGAGATGTGTATTATGAGAATATGAATAAGGTTACTACGGATATCGTAGGAACGGTAAAGGTAAGCTTCTGAGTAGAGTATTGCGAAAAACCCCCGCTCTTTGATAAAGAGCGGGGGTTTTTTATTGCCTTGTCTCTGTATTTCTATTGACTTTTTTACCGTATAGAAATAGAATATAATTGATTTGCGGCCTTTATAGGAGATCTTAAAAAATTTAGCATGACTCATAATATTTCGAAAAAAAAATACAAAAAGATTCTTTTACTATTTTCAGTTATTTTGATCTCCGCTTCTGCGGTTGGGACGTATCTCTATTTCCACAAAATATCTTTAAAAATGCCATTTCTGGCCCCTAAGGCGCCCCCCCCGGCGCCGGCAGTATATAAGTTCGAGGCTGTTAAAGAATTCCAATTCTCGGATGATAATGCGCTCAAGGAGTGGGAAGAAAAAGTATTCAGGAGTAAGGTCATATACCAGATAGAGAACGACGGCGCGCTCTCTTATGTCAGAGCGACTACCGATAAAGCCGCATCCGCCCTGTATTATAAGATAAAGATGGACGCCAGGAAAAAACACCCCCTTATAAGCTGGAAGTGGGAAGTAAAAAAGTTCCCCGCCAAAAAACTGCCGGAAAGCCTCGAGACGAAAGATGAGGACGACTTCGCCGCGAGGGTATATGTACTATTTATAGCGCCCTTTTTTACCAACTCAAAAGTGCTTGAATATATATGGGCAGAAAAATTGCCCGTGGGAACCAGCGGAGCCAGTCCATATTCATCAAATATCCAATTGATAGTGTTAAGAAGCGGCTTGGACAATGAGGAGGGGTTTAAGTTTGAAGAAAGGGATATAATGGCCGATTATTTAAATGCGTTCGGAAGGCCGCCGGAACACGATATTGGCGCGGTGGCTTTCATGACTAACGCGGAACATACCGAATCGGGCGCGGATGCGATGTACGATGATATAAAACTCGGATACAAGGAAGATGCGACCAAAGAAGAGAAGGGGGGAGGCCTTTGAGAACAAAATTCATAAGGACAAAATATTTGACCAAAAGCCGTATGCAGTTCAGGTATCTTTTACTTCTAATAGTATCTATGATAGTACCGGTGGTATTTGTCGCGGGTTGTATGTATTACCTGATCTTTACTATAATGGCTGAACAGCTTGGGATACCTGAATATGTAGCGTACAACCTGTTCCCGGTCATCAAGAAGATAAACATGATACTTTTAATCGGGGTGCCGCCTCTTTTTATTGCGCTCATTTTGTGGGGGATAGTGATTTCCCACAGGCTTACGGGGCCGATCGAACGGCTGGTATCAGAGCTTAAGAAGATCGCCGAACACGGCCATTATTCATCAAGATTAAGGTTGCGTAAGAATGATGACATGAAACCGATCGCCGATGCCATAAATAAGGTGCTGGATAAGGTTGAGGAGAAACATAAATGAGTATAAGTGAACTTGCAATAGTCAGCAAAGCGGCCAGGATAGCCGAGGGTGTTGAAATAGGGCCGTATGCCGTTATAGAAGACGGCGCGGAGCTCGGACCGCGGGTGAAGGTGTGGCCTCATGCCCATGTCTGCACGGGCGCATCGATCGGCGAGGATACTCAGATACATATGGGTGCAGTCGTCGGGCATATACCGCAGGACCTCGCGTTCAAAAATGAGAAGACATATTTAAAAGTCGGTAAACGCAACATAATAAGAGAATATGCGACGATACACAGGGGGACCGGCGAGGGCACCTCTACCGTTGTAGGCGACGATTGTTATATAATGGCAGTTGCTCATATCGGCCACAATTGCCACATAGGGAACAGGGTCATACTTGCGAATTGCGCCCTTCTGGCGGGACATGTGACAGTAGAGGATTATTCTTTCATATCGGGTAACGTTGTTGTCCACCAGTTCTGCCGCATAGGCGAACTATCGATAATCGGAGGTTTTACAGGGGTCAATAAGGATGTCCCTCCATATATGCTGGTTCGCGGCCCTTCGGTAGTTAGATCGGTCAATCTGATAGGCCTTAGAAGAGCAAAGTTTTCGAGAGAGCTTATTAATAATATCAAAGAGGCGTACAGGTTCTTATATATGGAGAATCTGAATACAGCCCAGGCTATCGAGGAGATAAAGAAGCTGAAGCCATACGCCAAGGAATTGGATCATCTGGTGCAATTTATACTGGGGTCAAAAAGAGGGATCTGCAAATATAAATACAGCGACACGGACTATTTTGAATAAAGATGAGCGCGTAAAGGTAAAGTCGTATTGGCGCTATCGCCATGCGCTTGACTTTTCGGGCTGGACCATATAAGGGATGAATTTATAAGCCTTATGCAAAAACTCGCCGCAAAAAACCTGTCGGATGATAACCCGTCAGCGCTGATCAAGCTCATATTATATGACCATCCATCCATATCTAAGAGGATCGATTTTGCAAAAAATTTCAAATAGTATTTTTATCGACATATATAAACGCCTGTATAAAGTTTACGGACGGCAACACTGGTGGCCGGGAGATACCCGCTTTGAGATGATGGTGGGGGCTATATTAACGCAGAATACATCCTGGTCAAATGTGGAAAAGGCAATAAGGAACCTGAAAAAGGAAAATGCTCTGTCTTCAGCTGAAAAACTTCTGCGTACGAACGGCCGGACCCTGGCGCGTCTCATTCGCCCGTCGGGGTATTATAATGTAAAATCAAAAAGGCTTAGAGATTTCGCCGGGTTTTTGGTAGCCAGATATGGCGGAGACCTGAACATGATGTCGCGGAGGGAGACCGGCGAATTAAGGGAAGAATTGCTGGATGTCAAAGGGGTAGGTCCGGAAACATGCGATTCTATGCTTCTTTATGCGCTTAACAGGCCGGTCTTTGTGGTTGATGCATATACCAGGAGGATATTTTCACGTCATAAGCTGATTGACGGGAATGCCGGCTATCATGATATCCAGAGATTGTTCATGGTCAACCTTCCCGCCGACCACAGGCTTTATAATGAATATCACGCTCTTATAGTCAGGTTGGGGAAAGAATTATGCAGAAAAAATCCTTCATGCGAAAGATGTCCCCTGAATAGACTCATTTAATTCACTTGTCCCGTTCGTATAACTCTCGGCACCTGGTAGATAGACTCATTTAATTAACTTGGCCGTTCGTATAACTCACGGCACTTAGTAGATAGACTCATTTAATTAACTTGGCCGTTCGTATAACTCACGGCACTTAGTAGATAGACTCATTTAATTAACTTGCAAATAGTGATTCGAGATAATATAATAATGCGCAAATAAAGCAAAGTGAGGGGTGAGATATGGCTAAGAAGAAAAAAGTGAAAGCAAAAGCACGTAAGGCGAAATCCAGGGTTAAGAAAACGGTGAAAAGGCCTAAGGCTGTTAAGACGAGATCCAGGAAAGTCGCCTCAAGGAAAGCAAGAAAAGTCGTAAAAAAGATGCCTGAGATCACGCTGGAAAAGATAGGCGAGGTGACTCACTATTTTCCGCATGTCAAGGCTGCGGCGGTATTAATATTGAAAGACAGCCTTAGCGTGGGAGATCAGATATACATAAAAGGCCATACTACAGATTTTAAAGAAAAGGTAAATTCTATGCAGATGGACCGTGTTTCTATACAGATAGGCGCTAAGGGGCAGGAGATAGGGCTCCTGGTGAAGAAGCGGGTAAGAATAGGGGATAGCGTATACAAGGTATAAACCTATGAACAGGACATACAAGAAGGTCCTGCTTGGCCTTGGCTTGGATGCCAAAGACGGACACGTGCGGATCACTAAAGGCAAGAATTTCCGTCTCTTCGGAGGTTCACAGGAGACGCACGAGACCATGCAGGAGAAGGCGATAAAATTCAACGAGCAGCTCAATAAGCGCCGCAAATCGCTGGATGATATAAACGAAGAAGAGTTCCGCGAAATATCGAAGAAAATAGGTCTTAAATTGCCCGGTGAAAAGTAGCCGGGGGAAGGGTGAAGAATGGCAAAAATATCTATCGATGATTCGCTGTGTACCGGGTGCGGGCTTTGCGCCTCGAACTGCCCGGATGTTTTTGAGGTTGGCGACGATAACCTGGCGCACGTTGTGGCTGATGCGTGCTCAAGCTGTGATATCAAAGAAGTGGCCGACCAGTGTCCTGTGAACGCTATCGCCGTAAAGTGACCCGGACCTAAAATGATGGTTAAGGTTATAGGTATATGCGGAAGCCCTCGCAAGGGCGGGAATAGTGATATCCTTTTGGACGCAGCGCTTGAAGGCGCGCGGACACAAGGTGCCGTTACGGAGAAGATCGTATTAAATGACCTTAACTTTAAACCGTGCCAGGCATGCGGCGGTTGCGATGAAACCGGTGTTTGTGCCATCGTAGACGATATGCGATCGGTCTATAATATGATCGAAGGCGCCGATGC is a window of Candidatus Omnitrophota bacterium DNA encoding:
- the lpxA gene encoding acyl-ACP--UDP-N-acetylglucosamine O-acyltransferase; this encodes MSISELAIVSKAARIAEGVEIGPYAVIEDGAELGPRVKVWPHAHVCTGASIGEDTQIHMGAVVGHIPQDLAFKNEKTYLKVGKRNIIREYATIHRGTGEGTSTVVGDDCYIMAVAHIGHNCHIGNRVILANCALLAGHVTVEDYSFISGNVVVHQFCRIGELSIIGGFTGVNKDVPPYMLVRGPSVVRSVNLIGLRRAKFSRELINNIKEAYRFLYMENLNTAQAIEEIKKLKPYAKELDHLVQFILGSKRGICKYKYSDTDYFE
- a CDS encoding endonuclease III domain-containing protein, giving the protein MTIHPYLRGSILQKISNSIFIDIYKRLYKVYGRQHWWPGDTRFEMMVGAILTQNTSWSNVEKAIRNLKKENALSSAEKLLRTNGRTLARLIRPSGYYNVKSKRLRDFAGFLVARYGGDLNMMSRRETGELREELLDVKGVGPETCDSMLLYALNRPVFVVDAYTRRIFSRHKLIDGNAGYHDIQRLFMVNLPADHRLYNEYHALIVRLGKELCRKNPSCERCPLNRLI
- a CDS encoding sigma-70 family RNA polymerase sigma factor produces the protein MDAIRLYLKDIKKLPLLTPEEEISLANRIKKGDGKARAKMIQSNLRLVINIAKKYSHLGVSMLDLIEEGNLGLMKAVEKFNPKKGYRFSTYAAWWIRQYISRAIANQGKTVRMPVYIIELLMRFKKVSEHLTNSLKRKPKLNEISKRMKLPIKRVKQLNRMVSGISSLNAPVGEEGSTEFLDLIEDENMTSAADELSNFLTQERIKGLLEKMSKREQKILSLRFGLKDGVPHTLRDTAKHFGITRERVRQIESAAMRKMREFIVQQEKDAAAKR
- a CDS encoding class I SAM-dependent methyltransferase, whose amino-acid sequence is MPDNTNDRHMSICPVCGIADWASVYRIGRWDIGECKACGFARIDPMPDRELRAEFYSEEKVVSRNTKEQTASQRFSRSMKRFFSRIGGRSKSGIFYDKLSHYLSAGSKILDLGCGDGSFLRSAKRCFLCTGVEISGYLAGLAKDKGGIKVINGNFLEMEIGEKFDGITMISLLEHLDDPAKALKICFGLLNRNGVLLIKTINYGCLNRMIKRESWSGFRPPDHMVYFTPRNLKQLLEKAGFAGIKVSAWPFNDNMYCDAHKIG
- a CDS encoding alginate export family protein; amino-acid sequence: MKFLRVLCVLAVALCLTASVYAETQSVKVSGDLTMRSLFRNQYDYQSSPPEPDQPRTGLDSSWQSWLMSVAEIEIDADLTDNVQTVIRLVNQRDWNVWAKSDSATTGGFPNGRAAYTENDDEFDVMVDLAYVTLKDFIYSPLTVTIGRQDLWFGKGFIVGANLQNPGNGWNGSTGGNLTAPEYTAVWSFDAVKAVLDYDPWTITGVYSKIYEDAVQARDDVDLYGLNVGYKFDSYMAEAEAYWFWKADRGLDAYRNISRNTNDVHTFGLRGSFDPVDVVTVNLEGAYQGGEYVANRLQTTSRVRSAWALDVGTELRYFAEKYSWKPKFGAEFIYYSGNKPEDNTASDPGGQGTYTGWDPVYRGKFDSAIREFVGRFYYTGRYPANNDNFYSADDASYRNQFQMIFLGSLQPMDSLTLKANYNLFWNQCAYTIANDDKSLGFIGQEIDLTANWDYTEDVSFGLLCGWFVPGDVYYENMNKVTTDIVGTVKVSF
- a CDS encoding glycosyltransferase family 2 protein, whose protein sequence is MANKIPVSVVIITKNEEANIRETLESVVWADEIIIVDDESTDKTVEIAKRYTDRIFSRKMEVEGIHRNWAYAQARNLWVLSLDADEKVTPELALEIAKAVPSEEFVAYDIPLRNYIGSYWVRYGGWYPANKVRLFRKDKFKYEEVQVHPVAFIDGKCGHLRSDIIHKGYPDIEHFLNSVNRQSTLEAAKWMNTGRKMTLGHITRRALDRFFRRYVRKKGHKDGMYGFVVAFFDTLYQVLSYVKYRELLEKQGKDRA
- a CDS encoding histidinol phosphate phosphatase domain-containing protein, with the protein product MIDLHTHTLFSDGELLPSELVRRAEAKGYKAIALTDHADLSNIDFIVPRIVKVCKSLNSFWKIRAIPGVEITHVPLQEIKRLVKLGRKLGARIVVVHGETVSEPVIPGTNKYAINAGCDILAHPGYITRGDAELARSKGVYLELTARKSHSHTNKHVYKMAKSAGSKLVLNTDAHNDGNLISDSQGRGILRGIGLSPADIEEVFKNSEYIVRNIG
- a CDS encoding DUF3047 domain-containing protein, translated to MPFLAPKAPPPAPAVYKFEAVKEFQFSDDNALKEWEEKVFRSKVIYQIENDGALSYVRATTDKAASALYYKIKMDARKKHPLISWKWEVKKFPAKKLPESLETKDEDDFAARVYVLFIAPFFTNSKVLEYIWAEKLPVGTSGASPYSSNIQLIVLRSGLDNEEGFKFEERDIMADYLNAFGRPPEHDIGAVAFMTNAEHTESGADAMYDDIKLGYKEDATKEEKGGGL
- a CDS encoding glycosyltransferase family 39 protein yields the protein MIDLFPVVKLTLGILITFFVGYNIIKALSWSNLKIMGSLEIVFLSFPIGISVITLQMFILAIFGKGWSLFNMALPWVFLLLVNLAVFFMRKRRPAEPQAARSALDFVEKALICGIILQVIWVTLKAFALPIEAPDAIAIYALKAKAFYLKGGMDHDILKNVTFKDSHQDYPLLLPLAECWIYRALGNLNDFLAKALFPIFFLSATGIFYSMLKRFIKRRGSLLFTFMLASVPQFTVFGTNAYADLPLTCYYTASLLYLFLWMKEKETPYLLLSALMSFSAAWTKNEGSMLLVINILILAIFLARDKMRFVKKAISLSVYLAVVIVLLLPWISFKNSMALESDIVNKATITPSNVGANLGRVWPILYEYQKHLFGPKRWNIAWISVLVVFILKIRNVFRDEIGYIAFAAILCIAGYTFIYIVTPHDLGWHLSTSASRLMLHVLPVSMFWLALSTKKDLNLF
- a CDS encoding HAMP domain-containing protein; the protein is MRTKFIRTKYLTKSRMQFRYLLLLIVSMIVPVVFVAGCMYYLIFTIMAEQLGIPEYVAYNLFPVIKKINMILLIGVPPLFIALILWGIVISHRLTGPIERLVSELKKIAEHGHYSSRLRLRKNDDMKPIADAINKVLDKVEEKHK
- a CDS encoding ferredoxin, giving the protein MAKISIDDSLCTGCGLCASNCPDVFEVGDDNLAHVVADACSSCDIKEVADQCPVNAIAVK
- a CDS encoding adenine phosphoribosyltransferase; this encodes MLELKSYIRDIPDFPKKGIIFKDITTLLKDKRAFKRVVDTIADRYKDKKVDFVLSVEARGFLFGAAVAYKIGAGIVPVRKKGKLPHKTYSVTYDLEYGKDTLEVHQDAFRRGTRILIVDDLLATGGTTKAVAELVEKMGGKIVGIAFVIELLPLKGREKLKGYPVLSLVKDKYC